A portion of the Cryptomeria japonica chromosome 5, Sugi_1.0, whole genome shotgun sequence genome contains these proteins:
- the LOC131035743 gene encoding DEAD-box ATP-dependent RNA helicase 42 translates to MEDGKHRSRRDDADRKESYRRSERERNGEKHTERERNRDREREKGKEEKSDRKRVREKSEEREIEKKDQDYRRSEKERNSEKYKDSRYRDYRDKEKEKDNTKSRHRDDRERVKDKEKDEKEKLKERIRDRDRKQRDSERVRDSDSDNERDQKRRKKEDSLRGKERNKDKYKDDDRERERAKEHTRHRDDEDVGRRNRSDRHREEDEDAKGRKILDTKKRKNEESEEETKVKEDMEEEQKRLDEEMEKRRRRVQEWQELRRKKEESENEKRKEKNELEPKSGKKWTLEGEESDDELDLKNSMVENGNVALDEAGSKNLQNGEAMDIDKVEANDEEEVDPLDAFMNTLVVPDTENVSSKTDNSINIGKEVKDINKKKSNKGSLGRIMPGDDSDADNDEVGDDDENQIDDEDDDEFMKRVKKTKVEKLSVVDHSKIQYPPFRKDFYHEVREISLMTAEEVAAYRKELELKIRGKDVPRPVKTWNQTGLTRNVLEVLKKLGYEKPMSIQAQSLPIIMSGRDCIGIAKTGSGKTLAFVLPMLRHIKDQPPLASGDGPIGLIMAPTRELVQQIHADIRKFSKVLGLSCVPVYGGSGVAQQISDLKRGTEIVVCTPGRMIDILCTSGGKITNLSRVTYLVMDEADRMFDMGFEPQITRIVQNTRPDRQTVLFSATFPRQVEFLARKVLNKPVEIQVGGRSVVNKDIAQSIEVRPEGERFLRLLELLGEWYEKGKILVFVHSQEKCDSLFKELLRHGYPCLSLHGAKDQTDRESTISDFKSNVCNLLIATSIAARGLDVKELELVVNFDAPNHYEDYVHRVGRTGRAGRKGVAVTFISEEEDRYAPDLVKALELSEQAIPEDLKKLASGFMAKVSQGTEHAHGTGYGGSGFKFNEEEEEARKAAKKAQAREYGFEEYYKSDSDSEDDGIRKAGGDLEHSAALAQAAALAAATKASITSMPMSVPNSGALATAGLSTGALPGETWVGGTATVSGLSGTTLPVSGLAGAFPVPNDAAARAQALAAALNLQHNLAKIQKDAMPEHYEAELEINDFPQNARWKVTHKETLGPISEWTGAAITTRGQYYPPGKIPGPGERKLYLFIEGPTESSVKKAKAELKRVLEDYTAQSLSLPGSVQPGKYSVL, encoded by the exons ATGGAGGATGGGAAGCACCGATCGAGGAGGGATGATGCAGACAGGAAAGAGAGTTATAGAAGAAGCGAGCGAGAACGCAATGGCGAGAAGCATactgagagagagagaaatagagacagagAAAGGGAAAAGGGAAAGGAAGAAAAATCTGACAGAAAAAGAGTCAGGGAAAAATCtgaagagagggagattgagaaaaAGGACCAAGATTATCGAAGGTCAGAGAAGGAGAGGAATTCAGAGAAATATAAGGACTCAAGGTATAGGGATTACAGGgacaaggaaaaggaaaaggataacaCTAAGAGTAGGCATAGGGATGACCGGGAAAGAGTTAAAGATAAGGAGAAGGATGAGAAGGAGAAACTCAAGGAAAGGATCAGAGACAGAGACCGCAAGCAGCGGGATTCTGAAAGGGTTAGGGATTCAGATTCCGACAATGAGCGGGATCAGAAGCGAAGAAAAAAAGAAGATTCTTTAAGAGGAAAGGAAAGAAATAAGGATAAGTATAAGGACGatgatagagaaagggaaagggccAAAGAGCACACCAG GCACAGGGATGATGAAGATGTTGGAAGAAGAAATAGAAGCGATAGGCATAGGGAAGAGGACGAAGATGCCAAGGGCAGGAAAATTTtggatacaaagaaaagaaagaatgaaGAGAGTGAGGAGGAGACAAAGGTTAAAGAAGATATGGAGGAGGAGCAAAAGAGgcttgatgaagaaatggaaaaGAGACGGCGGAGAGTTCAGGAGTGGCAAGAGCTCAGGCGGAAAAAAGAGGAAAGTgagaatgagaaaagaaaagagaagaatgaACTGGAGCCTAAATCTGGGAAGAAGTGGACTCTGGAGGGTGAAGAATCAGATGATGAATTGGATTTAAAAAATTCTATGGTTGAAAATGGTAATGTAGCACTTGATGAGGCTGGAAGTAAAAATCTGCAGAATGGAGAAGCCATGGATATTGATAAAGTGGAGGCCAATGATGAAGAGGAAGTTGACCCTTTAGATGCATTTATGAACACATTGGTTGTGCCTGATACTGAGAATGTGAGCAGCAAAACTGATAATTCCATAAACATCGGAAAGGAAGTGAAGGATATAAACAAAAAGAAATCAAACAAAGGCAGTCTTGGAAGGATTATGCCTGGTGACGATTCTGATGCAGACAATGATGAAGTTGGAGATGATGACGAGAATCAaatagatgatgaagatgatgatgaattcATGAAAAGAGTGAAGAAAACTAAAGTTGAGAAGTTATCGGTTGTAGACCATTCCAAGATTCAATATCCTCCTTTTAGGAAGGACTTCTATCATGAAGTAAGAGAAATTTCTCTGATGACAGCAGAGGAAGTTGCAGCATACAGAAAGGAGCTAGAGTTGAAGATTCGTGGTAAGGATGTGCCAAGGCCTGTGAAGACATGGAACCAGACAGGATTGACACGGAATGTCCTCGAAGTTTTAAAGAAATTAGGATATGAAAAACCTATGTCTATACAAGCCCAAAGCCTTCCGATTATCATGAGTGGAAGAGACTGTATTGGTATAGCAAAAACAGGTTCAGGTAAGACTCTCGCATTTGTTTTGCCTATGCTAAGGCACATCAAGGACCAGCCTCCTCTAGCTTCAGGTGATGGCCCGATTGGACTCATTATGGCCCCCACAAGAGAGCTTGTACAGCAGATTCATGCTGATATTAGGAAATTTTCCAAGGTTCTTGGCTTAAGTTGTGTGCCTGTCTATGGAGGATCTGGAGTGGCACAACAAATCAGTGATTTGAAGCGAGGTACCGAAATTGTTGTTTGCACACCTGGTAGAATGATTGATATCCTATGTACAAGTGGAGGTAAGATAACAAACCTAAGCAGAGTCACCTACCTTGTTATGGATGAAGCGGATCGGATGTTTGATATGGGCTTTGAGCCTCAGATTACTAGGATAGTTCAAAATACAAGACCAGACAGACAGACTGTGCTCTTCTCTGCCACATTCCCTCGGCAGGTGGAGTTTCTTGCTCGGAAAGTGTTAAATAAACCAGTGGAGATTCAAGTAGGTGGGCGTAGTGTTGTTAATAAGGATATCGCACAGTCCATTGAAGTGCGTCCTGAAGGTGAGAGGTTTTTGAGACTTTTGGAGCTCCTTGGTGAGTGGTATGAAAAGGGTAAAATTTTAGTGTTTGTGCATTCTCAGGAGAAGTGTGATAGTCTATTCAAGGAATTGCTTAGACATGGCTATCCATGTCTTTCACTTCATGGAGCCAAGGACCAGACAGACCGGGAGTCTACTATTTCAGATTTTAAGAGCAATGTGTGTAATTTGCTAATTGCTACTAGTATTGCAGCAAGAGGTTTAGATGTTAAAGAGCTCGAGCTTGTAGTAAATTTTGATGCACCAAATCACTATGAAGATTATGTCCATAGAGTGGGGAGAACTGGAAGAGCAGGTCGCAAGGGTGTTGCTGTTACCTTCATTTCTGAAGAAGAGGATAGATATGCTCCCGACCTTGTTAAAGCATTGGAGTTATCTGAGCAAGCTATACCCGAGGACCTCAAAAAACTTGCGAGTGGGTTTATGGCCAAGGTGAGCCAAGGTACTGAACATGCTCATGGCACTGGTTACGGTGGTAGTGGATTCAAGTTCAATGAAGAGGAGGAGGAAGCCAGGAAAGCTGCAAAGAAAGCCCAAGCAAGAGAGTATGGATTTGAAGAATATTATAAGTCTGATTCTGACTCTGAAGATGATGGAATACGCAAGGCAGGAGGTGACCTTGAACATTCTGCAGCTCTTGCTCAAGCTGCAGCATTGGCTGCAGCAACAAAAGCAAGTATTACTTCAATGCCAATGTCAGTGCCCAACTCAGGAGCACTAGCAACTGCGGGCTTATCGACTGGGGCTCTACCTGGAGAAACTTGGGTAGGAGGGACAGCAACTGTTTCCGGCCTTTCTGGAACAACATTACCTGTATCTGGTCTGGCCGGTGCCTTCCCTGTTCCAAATGATGCAGCTGCGAGAGCACAGGCCTTAGCTGCAGCTCTTAATCTACAACATAATCTTGCAAAGATACAGAAAGATGCTATGCCAGAGCACTATGAAGCTGAACTAGAAATCAATGATTTCCCTCAAAATGCACGATGGAAGGTAACACACAAGGAGACCTTGGGACCTATTAGTGAGTGGACAGGGGCTGCGATCACAACAAGGGGTCAATATTATCCTCCTGGAAAAATTCCTGGACCAGGAGAACGCAAGCTTTATTTGTTTATTGAAGGTCCGACAGAATCATCAGTAAAGAAAGCCAAAGCTGAGTTGAAACGAGTCTTGGAAGATTATACAGCACAGTCTCTTTCTTTACCAGGATCGGTTCAACCTGGGAAGTACTCTGTTCTATGA